The Agrobacterium cucumeris genomic interval CATCTGCCGGGCGGCGACTTTCCGGTTCAAGGCTACGAGGCGGAGGTCACCAAGCTTCACAAGGCCTATCCATTCCTCGCCGCTTCGCATGCGCGCCGGCTTGTCCGCCGCTATGGCACAAGAGCATCCGTCCTTCTCGGCACTGCCGGGAAAATCGAGGATCTCGGCCGGTTGTTCGGGTCCGATCTCTACGAAGCCGAAGTGCTCTACCTGATGGCGCACGAATGGGCGCGCACGACGAATGACATTCTCTGGAGACGCTCGAAGAAGGGACTGCATCTCAGCCACAGCGAAGTGGCCCTTCTCGACCAATTCATTTCTGAGATCATCCAGCGGCAGGTTGCCGCGCAGTGAGATTTTTCGGCGGGCCGTAGCGCATCGATCATGCCGGCCGGCCGCCTGACATTTGAGGAGTTTTGATGTCGGACAAGATTTATCCGGTCACCAAACCGGTGGAGAGCCATGCGCTGATCAATAAGGCCGAGTACCAGGAATGGTACGAGGAGAGTGTCGCTAGCCCCGAGCAGTTCTGGGGCAAACACGGCAAGCGCATCGACTGGTTCAAGCCTTACACCCGCGTAAAGGACACCTCTTTTACCGGGGATGTCTCGATCAAATGGTTCGAGGACGGTGAGACCAATGTCTCCTACAACTGCATCGACCGGCACCTCGCAACAAACGGTGATCAGGTCGCCATCATATGGGAAGGTGACGATCCATCGCTCGACAGGAAGGTCACCTACCGCGAGCTTTACGAGCACGTCTGTCGTATGGCGAACGTCTTGAAGAAGCACGGGGTCAAGAAGGGCGATCGTGTCACTATCTACATGCCGATGGTGCCGGAAGCGGCCTATGCGATGCTCGCCTGCGCCCGCATCGGCGCAATCCATTCCGTGGTGTTTGGCGGCTTCAGTCCCGAGGCGCTGGGTGGCCGCATCGTCGATTGTGAATCGACCTTCGTCATCACCTGCGATGAGGGCCTGCGCGGCGGCAAGCCGGTTCCGTTGAAAGCCAATGTCGACAAGGCGATCGACATCGCCGCGCGCGGTCATGTCATGGTCAAGAACGTGCTCGTCATCCGCCGCACCGGCAGCCCGCTCAGTTGGGCGCCGGGCCGCGACCTCTGGCATCACGAGGAAGCAGCCACTGTTTCGGCCGACTGCCCGCCCGAGCCAATGAACGCCGAGGATCCACTGTTCATCCTCTATACTTCAGGCTCGACCGGCAAACCGAAGGGCGTTCTCCACACCACCGGCGGCTATCTCGTCTACGCCTCGATGACCCACGAATATGTCTTCGATTACCAGCACGGCGATATCTACTGGTGCACTGCCGACGTCGGCTGGGTCACGGGACACTCCTATATCGTCTACGGACCGCTCGCCAACTGCGCAACGACGCTGATGTTCGAGGGGATCCCGACATTCCCCGATGCCGGCCGGTTCTGGGATGTGATCGATAAGCACAAGGTCAACATCTTCTATACCGCCCCGACCGCAATCCGTTCGCTGATGGGCGCCGGCGATGATTTCGTCAAACGATCCAGCCGATCCAGCCTGTGGTTGCTTGGCTCGGTCGGCGAGCCGATCAACCCCGAAGCCTGGGAATGGTACTATCACACGGTCGGCGACGGGCGCTGCCCTGTTGTCGATACCTGGTGGCAGACGGAAACCGGCGGCATCATGATCACGCCGCTGCCGGGTGCGACCGACCTGAAGCCAGGCTCGGCCACTCGGCCCTTCTTCGGCATCAGGCCGGAGCTCGTCGATGCCGAAGGCAAGCTCATCGAAGGGGCCGCCGACGGCAATCTCTGCATCGCCGACAGCTGGCCAGGTCAGGCGCGTTCCGTCTATGGCGATCACAAGCGCTTCATCCAGACCTACTTCTCCACCTACGAGGGCAAGTATTTCACCGGCGACGGCTGTCGCCGTGATGCCGACGGCTATTATTGGATCACAGGTCGCGTCGACGACGTCCTCAATGTCTCCGGCCACCGGCTGGGGACGGCGGAAGTCGAGTCCGCCCTGGTTTCGCATCACCTCGTGTCCGAAGCCGCTGTCGTCGGCTATCCACACAACATCAAGGGCCAGGGCATCTATTGCTATGTCACGCTGATGGCGGGCAGCGAAGGGTCCGAGGAGTTGCGCCAGCAGCTGGTCAAGCATGTCCGCGCGGAAATCGGCCCGATCGCGTCGCCTGATAAGATCCAGTTCGCGCCGGGCCTGCCGAAGACCCGCTCGGGAAAGATCATGCGCCGCATTCTGCGCAAGATCGCCGAGGACGATTTCGGGTCGCTCGGCGACACCTCGACGCTTGCCGATCCCGCTGTCGTCGACGATCTGATCGTCAACCGCCAGAACAGGGCCGAGGCGGCCTAGACCGAAGGAAAGGACTATCCCATGAGACTGATCCTGATGGGCCCGCCCGGGTCCGGCAAGGGGACCCAAGCCAAGCGCATCTGCGAAAAGCTCGGCATCCCGCATCTATCGACCGGCGATATCCTCCGGGCCGAGGTCAAGGCGGGAACGCCCCTCGGTTTGGCGGTCGCGGCCACCATGGCAGCCGGCGGGCTCGTTTCCGACGATACCGTCTCGGCGATCGTCGCCAACCGGATTGCCAGTCCGGAAGCTCAGCGCGGATTCGTACTCGACGGGTTTCCGCGCACGATTTCGCAGGCGGCGTCGTTGGATCAATCGCTCGGGGAGCATTCCCTGACTGCTGTCATCGAGCTCGTCGTCCCGGAGGAAGAACTTTACGACCGCATCTGCCGAAGGGCGGCAGAGTCTGCCGGCGCACAACGCGCCGATGACAATGCGGCGACATTGGAACTGCGCCTCAAGGCGTATCGGGCCGAGACCCTTTCGGTGAGCGAGTTCTACAAGGGTCGGTCGCCCTACTTTCAGGTCGACGGCCTCGCCGTTCCCGAGGAAGTGACCGCCCGGATTCTGGAGATCCTGGAGTCGGCCGCGGCCGAATATTCCTGAGACATTACTAATTCGAGATCAATTTTACCGGATATTCATTCACTCAGAATAATTATTATGGGACCTCGTTATCTTGGGTGGAGAATCATGAGCATTCATTTTGACTTCCTGCTGTTGCGCGGACCGATCCGGACTAAAATCTTTTGTCTGCTGACGCCGATACTGATCGGCATCGCAGGCTTGAGCCTCGTCAACTATCTCTCAGGCAACATGCTGAATACCCAGCTCGCGAGCAGTTCGAGCGGGATGGTCACGCTGTCTGCGATCAAACAAGCCCAGGACGGGATGAACTCCTTCCTGCTCGAGGCGACCGAGGCCAAGCGCGATGCGCTGAAGGCGCTGCTCGCAGACCAGAGCGCTAAGATATCGACGAGCCTGTCCTTCGCTCAAGAGCAGGATGAACGGCAGAGCCTGGTTGCCGCCGGGACGATTGCCGAAGAGGTCTCCAGGACGATCGACGGCCTCTGGGACATGCACAGCGACGAGAGGAAACTGCGGGAAGGGATTTCCAGCGATCTCGCAACCCTGTCGGATGTGCAGTCCAAACTGCAGACCTATCTGAACATTCCCGCCGATCAGGCGGCAGCACAAGCGGCGACCGCCGAAACGCTGAACAAGATCAATTCCATGAACTACGAACTTCGGATCGCCGCTTCCGACTTTCTGGGTGGAATGAACGACGATACCCTCAAGAAGGTGAAGGGCCGTCTCAAGGGCCTGGGCTTCTATCTGGGCAAGGTCAAGGAACAGCATGCCGCCAACGGTCCTATCCAGGAACTGGCCAGCAAAGCCATCGACGTGATCGGCGGGACCTCGGAGAGGTTCGACCAGCTCCTCGTCAAGGTCGGAGAACGTGACGCCGCCTTCAAGGCTGCGAGCGCCAGCATGAATGACGCCTGGAACAAGATCCTTCTATTCGCCGACATCCAGCGCGGCCATGCCTCCGCGGCCCAAGACCAGGCGCAAACCATATCCTTAGTGACGACCGTGATCGCCCTGCTCTTCGGCTGCGTCGCCGGCTATCTGCTGCTCAGAACCATCAAGTCTCCGATCGAAGCGCTCACGGCCTCCATGAAGGCGGTTGCATCAGGCAAGCTCGATGAAAAGATCGGCAGCGTCGAAACGCGCGACGAGATCGGCGAGATGGCAAGGGCGCTTGATGTCTTTCGCCACAACGCGCTCGAAAAGATCCGCGTGGAAAATGAGGCGGAACAGTCGAGGTCACTCGCGCGCCAACAGCGCCAGGAAGACGACCTCCGCAAGACCCGCGATGCGGCTGCCATCAGTAACGCTGTCGAGGCGGTTGCATCCGGCCTGCACAAGCTGGCGAGCGGCGATCTGACCGTGACCATCGGCCGTCCCCTCGATGGTGAGCTCGATCAGCTTCGGCAGGACTTCAATGCCTCGATGCTGCACCTGCAGGCGACGATGCGCCAGATCCGCGACAATGTCGAAATGATCCAGGGCAACGGCAACCAGATGGCCGAGGCGGCCGAGGATCTTGCCAAACGGACTGAGCAGCAGGCTGCTTCGCTCGAAGAAACGGCAGCCGCCGTCGACGAGATCACCGTCACGGTTCGCTCGTCGGCGGAACGTGCCAAGGATGCCGACCAGATCGTCCGCCAGGCCAAGCAGAGCGCCGACGATTCAGCCATCGTCGTCAACAATGCGATCGATGCGATGGGCCGGATCGAAGAAGCCTCCCGCCAGATCGAGCAGATCACCGGCGTCATCGACGAGATCGCCTTCCAGACCAATCTGCTGGCGTTGAATGCCGGCGTCGAGGCGGCACGCGCCGGCGATGCGGGCAAAGGCTTTGCCGTCGTTGCCCAGGAGGTGCGTGAACTGGCGCAGCGCTCCGCCAAGGCGGCCAAGGAGATCAAGGTCCTCATCAACAAGTCGACGGCCGAGGTCAATACCGGCTCGCATCTGGTCCAGGAAACCGGTTCGGTCCTTGCGAAGATCAGCTCGCAGATCGTCACGATCAGTCAGCATGTCGAGACGATCGCCCGCGGCAGCCACGATCAGTCGAGTGCGCTGCAGGGGGTCAACTCGACCGTCAATCAGATGGACCAGATGACACAGCACAATGCGGCTATGGTCGAGGAAACGACGGCCGCGAGCCGCGAACTCGCCTCTCAGGCCGACAGCCTGCTGGCCCTGGTTCAGCAATTCAGGATCGAAGGAAATGCACGAGAATTTGGGTTCTCAAACGCCGAGGAGTTGTCGCACCAAAGACCGGCCAGCCAGAGCGCGGCGTGAGGTCGCCACCGAATTACATTGGCCGGACAGAACTGCGTCTGAAGCGGAGTAACGAAATCGGATCTCACTGGATTTACGAGACAGGTTGAAACATCGACATGACAATCACACCGGACATAGAACTTGGCGCTTATCTCCACGAGACGAAAGTCGATCCTGCCCTGGCAAGCTTGGTTGAAAGCATAGCAGCCTCAGCGATCGTTGTTGCCGATCACCTGAAGGAAGCAGCCTTTCAGAACCATATAGGCAGCTCCGGCACGACGAATGTCCAGGGTGAAGATCAGAAGCTCCTCGATGTCCTGGCCGATCGTGTGTTTCGCGAAACATGCGGCGAGGCGGTCTCGCTTGCTGCCTATGTTTCCGAGGAGGCGGAGGAGGTCACGTGGTTGAAACCTCCAGCCGCTGGCGACCTCATCCTTTACGTCGATCCGCTGGACGGCTCATCGAACCTTGAAGTCAACCTTTCCGTCGGTTCGATCTTTGCGGTGAGTCAGGTCCAGGCGGACGGCGACACCAATGTTCTACGCAAGGGGCGAGAGTATCTCTGCGCCGGCTATGCCATCTATGGCCCCTCGACGCTCTTCGTTATCACATTCGGCCTCGGCGTGGTCGGCTTCACGCTGGATCCGTCTGACGGGCAATTCAAACTGACCAACGCGCGCATGCGCGTGCCGACGGAAACGACCGAGTTTGCCGTGAATTCGTCGCGCCAGCGTTTCTGGGATGAGCCGATCCGACGCTATGTCGACGAATGCCTTGCGGGATCGGCAGGGCCGCGCGGACAGGACTTCAACATGCGCTGGACCGCCTCGATGGTGGCCGACGTCCATCGCATTCTGACCCGCGGAGGGGTGTTTCTCTATCCGGCGGACGAGTCCAATCGCCGCGCCGGCGGCAAGCTGCGCCTGATGTATGAAGCCAATCCCATGGCGTTCCTCGTCGAGGCGGCCGGCGGTGCAGCATCCACCGGAACCGAAGACATCCTTCGCATCCAACCACAGGCTCATCATCAGCGCGTGTCGGTGTTGCTCGGCTCGAGCAACGAAATCCAACGCCTGGTGCAATTTCACCAAATCCATCACTCGCAAGAGGAGATCGGCTCTTAAATGGCTCTCGTCACCCTTCGTCAATTGCTCGACCACGCCGCCGAGAACGGCTACGCCATCCCGGCTTTCAACGTGAACAACATGGAGCAGATGCTCGCCATCATGAAGGCTGCTGATCGTACCGACAGCCCGGTCATCATGCAGGCAAGCCGCGGCGCCCGAGCTTTTGCAGGCGACGCGACGCTGTCGCATCTGATCCGTGCGGCGATCGAGATGTATCCGCATATCCCGGTGTGCATGCATCAGGACCACGGCAATTCGGCGTCGACCTGCATGTCGGCAATTCTTGCCGGCTTCTCCTCGGTGATGATGGACGGTTCCCTCTCTGAAGATGGGCGCACGCCTCTCAGCTTCGAAAATAATGTCGCCGTCACGGCCAAGGTTTCGGAGATGGCGCATCTGGTCGGCGTCTCCGTCGAAGGAGAAATCGGCCATCTCGGCTCGTTGGAAAGCGGCCGCGGCGAAGCAGAAGATGGGCACGGCTTTGACGGCGAGCTCAGCCGCGACATGCTTTTGACCGATCCGGAAGAGGCTGCCGAGTTCGTGCGCTTGACGAAGGTGGATGCGCTCGCCATCGCCATCGGCACGTCTCATGGCGCTTACAAATTCTCCCGGAAGCCGGACGGCGACATCCTTTCCATCAAGCGCCTGAAGGAGATCCACGCCCGCCTGCCCGATACCCATCTCGTCATGCATGGGTCGTCGTCCGTGCCCCAGGAATTGCAGGAACTGATCAACGCGCATGGCGGCGAGGTCAAACCGACCTATGGTGTTCCGGTCGAGGAAATCCAGGAAGGCATCCGCCACGGCGTTCGCAAGGTGAATGTCGACACCGACCTTCGATTGGCGTTCACGGGGGCGATCCGCCGCGTCTTTGCCCTTCATCCCGGGGAGTTCGATCCACGCAAATACCTCGCCCCGGGCATCGAGGCGATGGCAGCGGTCTGCGGCGACCGATACGAGCAGTTCGGCGCCGCCGGACATGCCTCCGCCATCAAGCCCTTGCCGCTTGCCGAGATGGCGAAGCGATATAGCCACTAACCGGGGGCAAGAACTTGAGTAACACTCCCCGCCGGCTCATCGTCGGCAACTGGAAAATGAACGGGCTTACGGCCGATCTCGCCGAGATCGAAAAGGTCGCCTGGAACATCGGCGAGCTGAATGCGGATGTGGCTATATGTCCTCCGGCAACGCTCCTGCAATCCGCCGTGAGGATAATCGCCGGAAGCCGGCTTCTTCTCGGTGCCCAGGATTGCAGCGCTCAGGAAGCTGGCGCCCATACCGGCGACATATCCGCCAGGATGATCGCCGATTCCCGCGCCCGCGTCGTCATACTCGGTCATTCCGAGAGGCGGCAATATCAGGGCGAGACGGACGCGATGGTCAGGCGCAAGGCCGAGATTGCGGTGAGCGCCGGCTTGATGCCAGTAATTTGCGTCGGTGAGACAGAAGCGGAGCATCTCCGCCAGGAGACGCTTACTGTCCTCAAAAACCAGCTGCAGGGTTGCCTGCCCGCCGAAATGAACGAGCTCGCCTTGGTCATAGCTTATGAGCCGGTCTGGTCGATTGGGACCGGTCGGCTGCCCGAACAAAGCGAAATTCTCGCCGCCCATGCCTGCATCCGATCCAGTCTGATCGATGCCTATGGATCGATCGGTGCACAGCTCAGGATCCTCTATGGTGGATCCGTCAAACCTGAGAATTCGGCCGAGATTCTTGCTCTTGAAAATGTCGACGGTGTTCTGGTCGGCGGCGCCAGTCTGCGCGCGGAAAGCTTTCTTCGGATCTGCGAGGCAACCGGGAGGTAGGTCACCAGTCGTTCCGCTGCGGAAGTCAGGGGCAAACCCATCGGGCGGATCGTTCGCCCTGTTGCTCGAGGATGAAAATAAACACCAACGAAAGCAGGTTGGTCATGGAACATTGGATGCTTTCGCCCATCGAAAAGACCTGCCTTCGATGGGTGTCGATGGGAAAGACTGTTGATGAAATCGCCCTGCTCCAAGGCAGAAGCGTCATTGAAATCGAAAGCTATCTCGAGCAAGCGCTTGCTGCACTCGAGGCGAGTTCGATGCAGGAGGCTCTCGAGAAGGCAAGCCTTTCGGAGCCCGACTGATGTTGGCCGCAGGGCGGCGAGCAGCAAACCCACGACCTTTCAACGACAGGGATGGCGATGAAATGACCAATCATGTGAACAATCAGAGCAAGGCCAAAGCGCCGAGCCCGATCGATGTCGAGGTGGGAGCAAGCGTGCGCGGAATGAGCCAAAGCACACTCGCCGAGGCTTTGGGCGTGACGTTCCAGCAAGTCCAGAAATACGAGAAGGGCACGAACCGCGTCGGCGCGAGCCGTTTGCTCAATGTCGCCACTCTGCTCGGTGTGCCGGTGTCGTATTTCTTCGACAGCCAGAGCCGTGATGGAAAACCCGATGGGCTGACAGGCACCGGCGCCGAGATGGAGCTCAGCGCCTTCCTCGATACCGACGAGGGGCGAGACCTCAACGTCGCCTTCGCCAGGATAGCAAGGCCGGCACTGCGCCGTCAGGTCCTATCCCTCGTCAAGGCCATGGCCGCGACGGATGTAAAGGGTTCCCGCGGGAACGCCTAGTTTGGTGCCGCTCCGGTTATGCGGCGAAACTCAACTCCTGGAGATGCCCATTGCAGCATGCTGCACTCCGACATGGCAACATCGCGCAGGCCGGCCCGGTTGGTCAGCTGGATCGCGATCACGTGTCTTGCGTCGGGGACAGCCATTACATCGTCGGCCGGTTCCACGCCTGGAAAGGAAAGTGCCATTCAGCCCTGAAGCTGGCGTTCGATGGCGCGCCAGACGCTTATTTGCTTTACCTGCCCCTATCCACCACGCCTGGGACACGTTCGGGGGCACTGCGCCTTTCGACGGCACAGGCAGTTGGTTTTCTGGAGGATCTCGCTCAGTTCGATGAGCTGACCCCTCATGAACATTCCAGCTATATCGGCCTCTCCTTCGCAAAGTCGGCGATGGTGCAACAGGTCAGTGAACTCTTGGATGGGCCTGTCACGGCAGACCTTCATTTCGACCGCATCGTCGATCTGACCACCGAGAAGGGTCTGCGGCTGGCCGCACTCGGCCATCTCGTATGGAGCTGTCTTAATCTTTCCGACGCGGATCGATTGGCGCCGGCTGCCATCGAGCGGCTGTTTGAGTCGACGATGATCGCACTTCTGGAGGTTGTTCCCAATAGCTACATGCCGCGGCTCGAGCGGCCGGTCTCGCCGGCGGTGCCCCGGCAGGTGAAACGGGCGATCGAGTATATGCATGCCAACCTGTCGCAACCTCTCACTGTTGCGTCGATAGCCAGCGAGACCGGTACGAGCGTCAGAGCATTGCAGGTCGCCTTCCAGCGGTTCAAGGGCACAACGCCTTTGGGCTATCTCAAAACGATCCGCCTCGAAGCAGCGCGCCGAGCGCTGGTCGACGATACCGGCTCGCGGTCGATCGCCGACGCGGCACGCAGTGCAGGGTTCACCCATATGGGGCGGTTTGCGGCCGTCTACTATCAGGCTTTTGGCGAAACGCCGTCGGAAACGATCCGGACGAGATAGATTGCCAGTCAACGGCAATGTCGAAAGCGGAAACCATCTTCGTGTTGCGGAAGTCAGCCGCGAAACTGGCATGGTATGAAATGCGTGCGCGAACCGTTCATCTCCCCCGGAAGCAGCCCAATCCCGCTCTTTTGTGATGGCGTCCTGGCCCGGCGCCGGATCTTCCACGATCAACCCGTTAAGGGTCCGCTAGCAAGCTGCGGCCGCTTCGGCTTCGCCTCGCGGTGATCGCGCCCGTCGCCGGGCCTTTTGAGGAGCCATCGAGCGGGATTGGCCCGCTCCCGCAGGAGCCTCTTATATGTCGCACGATCTTTCCCTCGCTCAGTCCCACGCCTTCCAGCTTTCCCGCGACCTGATGGTCCCGGTCACCGTCTTCGAAGTCGACGGCGAATATGGCGTCCTCCCTTCTGACGAGATCGACGCCGGTGACGCCCTTGAGATCGTCAATGAGTTCTTCCCCTGGCCGGCTCATTGAGCCGGCCGCCAGTGCCTTCGGCGTGCCGCTTGCGCGCGGCAGGCCGCAAGGGAGGCTGCGCCGCGGCCGGGTATTGCATGATCCGACAATTGTCAGCCGCGCCCTTGCGGCCTTTGCTCTTCGCGGCGGGTGGAGCGCGCCTGCGAAGCGACGGGCAAGAAAGGCAATGAGGAAAAGCATGGACAGAAAGGAAATAGAGGCGCTGCGCGACCAGGTGAGCTGCGCGGCTGTTCTTGAGCAGGCGGGCTTCGCCATCGATCTAAAGGAGAGTACCCGGCGGGCGGTGAAGTTCCGCCGGTCGGGCGAAATTATCATCGTCACCCATGACGGTCGCGGATGGTTCGATCCGCTCGGCGATGCGAAAGGCGATGTGTTCGGACTTGTCGAACATCTCGATCATGTTGGCTTTCTCGAAGGCGCCGGAAGGGTCGCCGGCCTTGTTGGTTTTGCGATCACGGAGCCGGAATGGCAGGCGCCGAGGCCTGACCGAGACCTCGATCTTTCTTTACCCGAGCGTTGGCAGGCACGCCGCCGGCCGTGGCCCAGCTCGTCGACATGGGCTTATCTGAACGGTGAGCGCTTCCTTCCTGCCACTCTGCTCCGAGCCACGATCGGGCAAGACCGTCTGCGGGAAGGCCCGCAAGGCAGCATGTGGGCAGCGCACACCGACAATGCCGGAGTTGTGACCGGCTGGGAGGCGCGCGGTCCTGAATATCGGGGATTTGCCTCCGGTGGAACGAAGGTCCTCTTCCGTCTGGGACCGGACCCAGCGTTGCGCCTGGCCGTGACGGAAGCTGCGATCGACGCCATGAGCCTTGCCGCCATCGAGGGGCTGCGCGATGGAACCGTGTATCTCAGTACCGGGGGCGGATGGTCGCCGTCGACGGAGGCGGCGCTTCGGCAGATGGCCTCGCGAGCAGATAGTCTCCTCGTCGCCGCGACAGACGGCAATCCGCAAGGAGAGATGTTTGCCGAGCGCTTGCGGGCGCTCGCGGATACCGTCGGCTGCGACTGGTCGCGGCTCCGCCCGCCCGAGGAGGATTGGAACGAAACCCTGAAAATCAGGGAGAAAGAAAAGAGGGAAAGGAAGGAAGGCGGCGTGCCGCATTCGCGCCGCCCGCGTCAAGGGAAGCTTCGCCCGGGCGAGCCGGCCCTTGACCCGGCCGGTCGCGATGCCGGCGGCCCGGGAGGTGTCATGAAGGACTGAAGAGGATGGCAAGGTCGGAAGGACAGTGCCGCACTTCGGTCCGGAACCATCTCCAAGGAGCCGCAGATGTATCCCTCTCCCGCAATCCGCAAGGTCTTCCACGGCGT includes:
- the fba gene encoding class II fructose-bisphosphate aldolase (catalyzes the reversible aldol condensation of dihydroxyacetonephosphate and glyceraldehyde 3-phosphate in the Calvin cycle, glycolysis, and/or gluconeogenesis) yields the protein MALVTLRQLLDHAAENGYAIPAFNVNNMEQMLAIMKAADRTDSPVIMQASRGARAFAGDATLSHLIRAAIEMYPHIPVCMHQDHGNSASTCMSAILAGFSSVMMDGSLSEDGRTPLSFENNVAVTAKVSEMAHLVGVSVEGEIGHLGSLESGRGEAEDGHGFDGELSRDMLLTDPEEAAEFVRLTKVDALAIAIGTSHGAYKFSRKPDGDILSIKRLKEIHARLPDTHLVMHGSSSVPQELQELINAHGGEVKPTYGVPVEEIQEGIRHGVRKVNVDTDLRLAFTGAIRRVFALHPGEFDPRKYLAPGIEAMAAVCGDRYEQFGAAGHASAIKPLPLAEMAKRYSH
- a CDS encoding class 1 fructose-bisphosphatase; translation: MTITPDIELGAYLHETKVDPALASLVESIAASAIVVADHLKEAAFQNHIGSSGTTNVQGEDQKLLDVLADRVFRETCGEAVSLAAYVSEEAEEVTWLKPPAAGDLILYVDPLDGSSNLEVNLSVGSIFAVSQVQADGDTNVLRKGREYLCAGYAIYGPSTLFVITFGLGVVGFTLDPSDGQFKLTNARMRVPTETTEFAVNSSRQRFWDEPIRRYVDECLAGSAGPRGQDFNMRWTASMVADVHRILTRGGVFLYPADESNRRAGGKLRLMYEANPMAFLVEAAGGAASTGTEDILRIQPQAHHQRVSVLLGSSNEIQRLVQFHQIHHSQEEIGS
- a CDS encoding DUF3991 and toprim domain-containing protein; the encoded protein is MDRKEIEALRDQVSCAAVLEQAGFAIDLKESTRRAVKFRRSGEIIIVTHDGRGWFDPLGDAKGDVFGLVEHLDHVGFLEGAGRVAGLVGFAITEPEWQAPRPDRDLDLSLPERWQARRRPWPSSSTWAYLNGERFLPATLLRATIGQDRLREGPQGSMWAAHTDNAGVVTGWEARGPEYRGFASGGTKVLFRLGPDPALRLAVTEAAIDAMSLAAIEGLRDGTVYLSTGGGWSPSTEAALRQMASRADSLLVAATDGNPQGEMFAERLRALADTVGCDWSRLRPPEEDWNETLKIREKEKRERKEGGVPHSRRPRQGKLRPGEPALDPAGRDAGGPGGVMKD
- a CDS encoding helix-turn-helix transcriptional regulator — protein: MQHAALRHGNIAQAGPVGQLDRDHVSCVGDSHYIVGRFHAWKGKCHSALKLAFDGAPDAYLLYLPLSTTPGTRSGALRLSTAQAVGFLEDLAQFDELTPHEHSSYIGLSFAKSAMVQQVSELLDGPVTADLHFDRIVDLTTEKGLRLAALGHLVWSCLNLSDADRLAPAAIERLFESTMIALLEVVPNSYMPRLERPVSPAVPRQVKRAIEYMHANLSQPLTVASIASETGTSVRALQVAFQRFKGTTPLGYLKTIRLEAARRALVDDTGSRSIADAARSAGFTHMGRFAAVYYQAFGETPSETIRTR
- the acs gene encoding acetate--CoA ligase, which translates into the protein MSDKIYPVTKPVESHALINKAEYQEWYEESVASPEQFWGKHGKRIDWFKPYTRVKDTSFTGDVSIKWFEDGETNVSYNCIDRHLATNGDQVAIIWEGDDPSLDRKVTYRELYEHVCRMANVLKKHGVKKGDRVTIYMPMVPEAAYAMLACARIGAIHSVVFGGFSPEALGGRIVDCESTFVITCDEGLRGGKPVPLKANVDKAIDIAARGHVMVKNVLVIRRTGSPLSWAPGRDLWHHEEAATVSADCPPEPMNAEDPLFILYTSGSTGKPKGVLHTTGGYLVYASMTHEYVFDYQHGDIYWCTADVGWVTGHSYIVYGPLANCATTLMFEGIPTFPDAGRFWDVIDKHKVNIFYTAPTAIRSLMGAGDDFVKRSSRSSLWLLGSVGEPINPEAWEWYYHTVGDGRCPVVDTWWQTETGGIMITPLPGATDLKPGSATRPFFGIRPELVDAEGKLIEGAADGNLCIADSWPGQARSVYGDHKRFIQTYFSTYEGKYFTGDGCRRDADGYYWITGRVDDVLNVSGHRLGTAEVESALVSHHLVSEAAVVGYPHNIKGQGIYCYVTLMAGSEGSEELRQQLVKHVRAEIGPIASPDKIQFAPGLPKTRSGKIMRRILRKIAEDDFGSLGDTSTLADPAVVDDLIVNRQNRAEAA
- a CDS encoding adenylate kinase, which translates into the protein MRLILMGPPGSGKGTQAKRICEKLGIPHLSTGDILRAEVKAGTPLGLAVAATMAAGGLVSDDTVSAIVANRIASPEAQRGFVLDGFPRTISQAASLDQSLGEHSLTAVIELVVPEEELYDRICRRAAESAGAQRADDNAATLELRLKAYRAETLSVSEFYKGRSPYFQVDGLAVPEEVTARILEILESAAAEYS
- a CDS encoding helix-turn-helix domain-containing protein: MTNHVNNQSKAKAPSPIDVEVGASVRGMSQSTLAEALGVTFQQVQKYEKGTNRVGASRLLNVATLLGVPVSYFFDSQSRDGKPDGLTGTGAEMELSAFLDTDEGRDLNVAFARIARPALRRQVLSLVKAMAATDVKGSRGNA
- a CDS encoding helix-turn-helix transcriptional regulator, whose product is MEHWMLSPIEKTCLRWVSMGKTVDEIALLQGRSVIEIESYLEQALAALEASSMQEALEKASLSEPD
- a CDS encoding methyl-accepting chemotaxis protein, producing MRGPIRTKIFCLLTPILIGIAGLSLVNYLSGNMLNTQLASSSSGMVTLSAIKQAQDGMNSFLLEATEAKRDALKALLADQSAKISTSLSFAQEQDERQSLVAAGTIAEEVSRTIDGLWDMHSDERKLREGISSDLATLSDVQSKLQTYLNIPADQAAAQAATAETLNKINSMNYELRIAASDFLGGMNDDTLKKVKGRLKGLGFYLGKVKEQHAANGPIQELASKAIDVIGGTSERFDQLLVKVGERDAAFKAASASMNDAWNKILLFADIQRGHASAAQDQAQTISLVTTVIALLFGCVAGYLLLRTIKSPIEALTASMKAVASGKLDEKIGSVETRDEIGEMARALDVFRHNALEKIRVENEAEQSRSLARQQRQEDDLRKTRDAAAISNAVEAVASGLHKLASGDLTVTIGRPLDGELDQLRQDFNASMLHLQATMRQIRDNVEMIQGNGNQMAEAAEDLAKRTEQQAASLEETAAAVDEITVTVRSSAERAKDADQIVRQAKQSADDSAIVVNNAIDAMGRIEEASRQIEQITGVIDEIAFQTNLLALNAGVEAARAGDAGKGFAVVAQEVRELAQRSAKAAKEIKVLINKSTAEVNTGSHLVQETGSVLAKISSQIVTISQHVETIARGSHDQSSALQGVNSTVNQMDQMTQHNAAMVEETTAASRELASQADSLLALVQQFRIEGNAREFGFSNAEELSHQRPASQSAA
- the tpiA gene encoding triose-phosphate isomerase, translating into MSNTPRRLIVGNWKMNGLTADLAEIEKVAWNIGELNADVAICPPATLLQSAVRIIAGSRLLLGAQDCSAQEAGAHTGDISARMIADSRARVVILGHSERRQYQGETDAMVRRKAEIAVSAGLMPVICVGETEAEHLRQETLTVLKNQLQGCLPAEMNELALVIAYEPVWSIGTGRLPEQSEILAAHACIRSSLIDAYGSIGAQLRILYGGSVKPENSAEILALENVDGVLVGGASLRAESFLRICEATGR